The Miscanthus floridulus cultivar M001 chromosome 17, ASM1932011v1, whole genome shotgun sequence genome has a window encoding:
- the LOC136518493 gene encoding alpha-terpineol synthase, chloroplastic-like isoform X1 gives MRTCSYISAAAASPPLRQQWPGISWRRHSRQLQCRRSQQGYSAAGTRHDDLDDQGDSRLRQNAGIFQPSIWGDFFLGYSNPAAPNSSQQQQIQMEERADKLREEVAEMIASSTTTASRLHLIDALERLCLDHLFEQEISAALAQVETADVSDCDLGTVALWFCLLRKHRYAVSPDVFVRFKDEEGGFLVDGPKDLLNLYNASHMRTHGEVILEEAVLFSQTRLERMIPYMEESSLAREIKSALEIPLPRRVRIYESKYYISAYEKDATLHETVLELAKLNSNIMQLHHRQELDIITRWWKDIQIESRLPFARDRVVECYLWMLGVYYEPCYSRGRIISTMIMGIAVLLDDIYDSYATPEECELFTRCIQSWDSKGAHDLPECMKFALEKILDSYETIENLLQPEEKYRMPYLRYFTDDLVRSFNIEVKMLQEGYIPKSVEEHLKVSIRTVGSPIFSCASFVGMHDIATEDCFHWVSSEPKMVQALSVILRLVDDLQSYEREQLIPHVASTINSYMKEHNVSIEVAREQIHVLKEDSWKDFNSEWLNPDNTYPKQLLDRIFNLTRIVEFMYNQEDKFTNCHNLKDTIHSLLVEPFMIHT, from the exons ATGAGGACCTGCAGCTATATCTCTGCTGCTGCGGCATCACCGCCGCTCAGGCAACAATGGCCAGGCATTTCATGGCGGCGCCACAGCAGGCAGTTGCAATGCCGCCGGTCGCAACAGGGTTATTCCGCCGCAGGAACACGGCATGACGACCTTGACGACCAAGGTGACAGCCGCCTGAGGCAGAACGCCGGCATTTTCCAGCCATCTATATGGGGGGATTTCTTCCTCGGCTACTCCAACCCAGCAGCACCTAATTCATCGCAACAACAG CAGATTCAGATGGAAGAACGAGCGGACAAACTCAGGGAAGAAGTGGCCGAAATGATAGCAAGTTCAACTACCACTGCTAGTAGGCTGCACCTCATCGATGCATTGGAGCGTCTATGCTTGGATCACCTGTTCGAACAAGAGATCAGTGCTGCACTAGCACAGGTTGAGACTGCtgatgtcagtgactgtgatctTGGAACGGTTGCCCTGTGGTTTTGTCTACTTCGGAAACATCGATACGCGGTCTCGCCAG ATGTGTTTGTGAGGTTCAAAGACGAAGAAGGAGGTTTTCTAGTGGACGGTCCTAAAGACCTATTGAACCTTTACAATGCTTCGCATATGAGGACCCATGGAGAGGTAATACTTGAGGAAGCTGTACTATTCAGCCAAACGCGTTTAGAAAGAATGATACCTTACATGGAAGAGTCATCATTGGCACGTGAAATCAAATCTGCACTTGAGATCCCTCTTCCTAGAAGAGTTAGAATTTACGAGTCAAAGTATTACATCTCTGCGTACGAGAAAGATGCCACGTTGCATGAGACGGTGTTGGAACTTGCAAAGTTGAACTCAAATATTATGCAGCTCCATCACCGACAAGAGCTGGATATCATTACAAG GTGGTGGAAAGATATACAGATTGAATCAAGGCTTCCATTTGCTAGAGATAGAGTTGTAGAGTGCTATTTGTGGATGTTAGGGGTATACTACGAACCTTGTTATTCTCGAGGCCGAATAATATCGACAATGATTATGGGCATTGCGGTGCTTTTGGATGACATTTACGATTCTTATGCAACTCCAGAAGAATGTGAATTGTTTACCAGGTGCATTCAAAG TTGGGATTCAAAGGGAGCTCATGACCTCCCAGAGTGCATGAAATTTGCTTTGGAGAAAATATTGGACAGCTACGAAACCATTGAAAATTTGCTCCAGCCGGAGGAGAAATATCGCATGCCATATCTAAGATATTTC ACAGATGACCTGGTTAGAAGCTTCAACATAGAGGTAAAAATGCTTCAAGAAGGATACATTCCAAAGTCTGTTGAAGAGCATCTGAAGGTTTCAATCAGaactgtcggaagtcccatttTTTCATGTGCTTCCTTTGTCGGGATGCATGATATAGCAACAGAGGATTGCTTTCATTGGGTCTCTAGTGAACCTAAAATGGTCCAAGCACTTTCCGTGATTCTCAGACTAGTAGATGACCTCCAATCATATGAG CGGGAGCAACTGATCCCTCACGTTGCTTCCACAATCAATAGCTACATGAAGGAGCACAATGTCTCCATTGAAGTTGCACGTGAGCAGATACATGTACTCAAAGAGGACTCATGGAAAGATTTTAACAGCGAGTGGCTTAACCCAGACAATACCTATCCAAAGCAGCTACTGGACCGGATATTCAACTTGACGAGGATAGTGGAATTCATGTACAACCAAGAAGACAAATTCACAAACTGCCACAACCTTAAGGATACCATTCATTCCTTGTTGGTAGAGCCATTTATGATCCACACTTAG
- the LOC136518493 gene encoding alpha-terpineol synthase, chloroplastic-like isoform X2: protein MRTCSYISAAAASPPLRQQWPGISWRRHSRQLQCRRSQQGYSAAGTRHDDLDDQGDSRLRQNAGIFQPSIWGDFFLGYSNPAAPNSSQQQIQMEERADKLREEVAEMIASSTTTASRLHLIDALERLCLDHLFEQEISAALAQVETADVSDCDLGTVALWFCLLRKHRYAVSPDVFVRFKDEEGGFLVDGPKDLLNLYNASHMRTHGEVILEEAVLFSQTRLERMIPYMEESSLAREIKSALEIPLPRRVRIYESKYYISAYEKDATLHETVLELAKLNSNIMQLHHRQELDIITRWWKDIQIESRLPFARDRVVECYLWMLGVYYEPCYSRGRIISTMIMGIAVLLDDIYDSYATPEECELFTRCIQSWDSKGAHDLPECMKFALEKILDSYETIENLLQPEEKYRMPYLRYFTDDLVRSFNIEVKMLQEGYIPKSVEEHLKVSIRTVGSPIFSCASFVGMHDIATEDCFHWVSSEPKMVQALSVILRLVDDLQSYEREQLIPHVASTINSYMKEHNVSIEVAREQIHVLKEDSWKDFNSEWLNPDNTYPKQLLDRIFNLTRIVEFMYNQEDKFTNCHNLKDTIHSLLVEPFMIHT from the exons ATGAGGACCTGCAGCTATATCTCTGCTGCTGCGGCATCACCGCCGCTCAGGCAACAATGGCCAGGCATTTCATGGCGGCGCCACAGCAGGCAGTTGCAATGCCGCCGGTCGCAACAGGGTTATTCCGCCGCAGGAACACGGCATGACGACCTTGACGACCAAGGTGACAGCCGCCTGAGGCAGAACGCCGGCATTTTCCAGCCATCTATATGGGGGGATTTCTTCCTCGGCTACTCCAACCCAGCAGCACCTAATTCATCGCAACAACAG ATTCAGATGGAAGAACGAGCGGACAAACTCAGGGAAGAAGTGGCCGAAATGATAGCAAGTTCAACTACCACTGCTAGTAGGCTGCACCTCATCGATGCATTGGAGCGTCTATGCTTGGATCACCTGTTCGAACAAGAGATCAGTGCTGCACTAGCACAGGTTGAGACTGCtgatgtcagtgactgtgatctTGGAACGGTTGCCCTGTGGTTTTGTCTACTTCGGAAACATCGATACGCGGTCTCGCCAG ATGTGTTTGTGAGGTTCAAAGACGAAGAAGGAGGTTTTCTAGTGGACGGTCCTAAAGACCTATTGAACCTTTACAATGCTTCGCATATGAGGACCCATGGAGAGGTAATACTTGAGGAAGCTGTACTATTCAGCCAAACGCGTTTAGAAAGAATGATACCTTACATGGAAGAGTCATCATTGGCACGTGAAATCAAATCTGCACTTGAGATCCCTCTTCCTAGAAGAGTTAGAATTTACGAGTCAAAGTATTACATCTCTGCGTACGAGAAAGATGCCACGTTGCATGAGACGGTGTTGGAACTTGCAAAGTTGAACTCAAATATTATGCAGCTCCATCACCGACAAGAGCTGGATATCATTACAAG GTGGTGGAAAGATATACAGATTGAATCAAGGCTTCCATTTGCTAGAGATAGAGTTGTAGAGTGCTATTTGTGGATGTTAGGGGTATACTACGAACCTTGTTATTCTCGAGGCCGAATAATATCGACAATGATTATGGGCATTGCGGTGCTTTTGGATGACATTTACGATTCTTATGCAACTCCAGAAGAATGTGAATTGTTTACCAGGTGCATTCAAAG TTGGGATTCAAAGGGAGCTCATGACCTCCCAGAGTGCATGAAATTTGCTTTGGAGAAAATATTGGACAGCTACGAAACCATTGAAAATTTGCTCCAGCCGGAGGAGAAATATCGCATGCCATATCTAAGATATTTC ACAGATGACCTGGTTAGAAGCTTCAACATAGAGGTAAAAATGCTTCAAGAAGGATACATTCCAAAGTCTGTTGAAGAGCATCTGAAGGTTTCAATCAGaactgtcggaagtcccatttTTTCATGTGCTTCCTTTGTCGGGATGCATGATATAGCAACAGAGGATTGCTTTCATTGGGTCTCTAGTGAACCTAAAATGGTCCAAGCACTTTCCGTGATTCTCAGACTAGTAGATGACCTCCAATCATATGAG CGGGAGCAACTGATCCCTCACGTTGCTTCCACAATCAATAGCTACATGAAGGAGCACAATGTCTCCATTGAAGTTGCACGTGAGCAGATACATGTACTCAAAGAGGACTCATGGAAAGATTTTAACAGCGAGTGGCTTAACCCAGACAATACCTATCCAAAGCAGCTACTGGACCGGATATTCAACTTGACGAGGATAGTGGAATTCATGTACAACCAAGAAGACAAATTCACAAACTGCCACAACCTTAAGGATACCATTCATTCCTTGTTGGTAGAGCCATTTATGATCCACACTTAG